Proteins found in one Deltaproteobacteria bacterium genomic segment:
- the frdA gene encoding fumarate reductase (quinol) flavoprotein subunit has protein sequence MALVHDVLIIGGGGAGLRAAIAAAEADPKLNIALVSKVYPMRSHTVAAEGGSAGVIKENDTLDEHMRDTISGADWLADQDVVEMFVKTAPKELLQLEHWGCPWSREPDGHVAVRPFGGMRIERTWFAADKTGFHLLHALFQTSLKYESIQRYDEWFATKLLVENGRCQGVTAIEMRSGLMQTILAKAVIVCTGGGGRIFPFTTNGAIKTGDGMAMCYRAGAALKDMEFVQYHPTGLPGTGILITEAARGEGGILINKNGYRYLQDYALGKPLEINDPRHPQLRQMELGPRDKLSQCFMKERDKGNTIDGPYGDVVHLDIRHLGEYKIMKKLPFVRELAKNYAGIDPVYEPIPVRPVVHYMMGGVHTNIDAETSIPGLFAAGETACVSINGANRLGSNSLTELLVFGARAGQGAVAFAKEQKKIDTAALEAQGKDEQERVRKNFIAKTSGKERIATIRTEMTKTMEEGAGIYRLEAPLRATCDKLAELKDRFTGVILDDRSNTYNTELTSVLELENMLEIAEAVAHSAVNRKESRGSHQRTDYPKRDDENYLAHSLAYRTPDGPPRIDYLKVVITNFPPAERTYGEK, from the coding sequence ATGGCACTCGTGCATGATGTCCTCATCATCGGCGGTGGCGGAGCAGGGTTGCGGGCCGCGATCGCCGCGGCTGAAGCCGACCCAAAGCTCAATATCGCCCTTGTTTCTAAGGTGTATCCGATGCGCAGTCACACTGTTGCTGCCGAAGGTGGCAGCGCAGGTGTCATCAAAGAAAACGATACATTAGACGAACACATGAGAGACACGATCAGCGGCGCAGACTGGTTGGCTGATCAGGATGTCGTCGAAATGTTCGTGAAGACGGCGCCGAAAGAGTTGCTCCAATTGGAGCATTGGGGCTGTCCGTGGAGCCGTGAACCAGATGGCCATGTTGCTGTCCGGCCCTTCGGCGGTATGCGCATCGAACGGACCTGGTTCGCTGCCGATAAGACCGGCTTCCACTTGCTCCATGCGCTGTTTCAGACTTCCCTCAAATACGAATCCATCCAGCGGTACGATGAGTGGTTTGCCACCAAATTGCTCGTCGAAAATGGTCGCTGCCAAGGGGTCACCGCAATTGAAATGCGCAGCGGGCTGATGCAAACGATTCTCGCTAAAGCGGTGATTGTCTGTACTGGTGGCGGCGGTCGTATCTTCCCGTTTACCACTAACGGTGCGATCAAAACGGGTGATGGCATGGCGATGTGCTACCGTGCTGGTGCCGCCCTCAAAGATATGGAGTTCGTCCAGTACCATCCGACGGGTCTCCCTGGAACAGGCATTCTAATTACTGAAGCTGCTCGTGGAGAAGGTGGGATTCTCATCAATAAGAATGGCTACCGCTATTTGCAGGATTACGCCCTCGGCAAACCGCTTGAGATTAACGATCCTCGTCACCCGCAGTTACGCCAGATGGAACTGGGACCACGCGACAAACTCTCGCAGTGCTTCATGAAAGAGCGTGATAAGGGCAACACTATTGACGGGCCGTATGGCGACGTTGTCCATCTCGATATTCGCCATCTCGGGGAATACAAAATCATGAAGAAGCTGCCGTTCGTGCGCGAACTGGCAAAGAACTACGCTGGTATCGATCCAGTCTATGAGCCGATTCCCGTGCGTCCGGTGGTGCACTACATGATGGGTGGCGTACACACAAACATCGACGCAGAAACTTCGATTCCTGGGTTGTTTGCCGCTGGTGAGACTGCGTGTGTCAGTATCAACGGCGCCAATCGCTTAGGCTCAAACTCGCTTACTGAACTGTTAGTGTTTGGCGCGCGCGCAGGTCAAGGTGCGGTGGCGTTTGCTAAAGAACAGAAGAAGATTGATACTGCCGCGCTTGAAGCACAAGGCAAAGACGAGCAAGAGCGGGTACGCAAGAATTTCATTGCCAAGACGAGTGGCAAAGAACGGATTGCTACCATTCGCACCGAGATGACGAAGACCATGGAAGAAGGGGCGGGTATTTATCGTCTCGAAGCGCCGCTGCGTGCGACATGCGATAAGCTCGCAGAGTTGAAGGATCGCTTCACAGGTGTCATCCTCGACGATCGCAGCAACACTTACAATACCGAGCTGACCTCAGTGCTTGAACTGGAAAATATGCTCGAGATTGCTGAAGCAGTGGCACACAGCGCAGTGAATCGTAAAGAGTCGCGCGGTTCGCATCAACGCACGGATTATCCGAAACGCGATGATGAAAACTATCTGGCGCATTCGCTGGCGTATCGGACTCCGGATGGACCGCCGCGTATTGACTATCTCAAGGTGGTGATCACGAACTTTCCGCCGGCGGAACGGACGTATGGAGAGAAATAA